From Capra hircus breed San Clemente chromosome 1, ASM170441v1, whole genome shotgun sequence, the proteins below share one genomic window:
- the COL6A1 gene encoding collagen alpha-1(VI) chain, with amino-acid sequence MRLPRALLPLLLQACWASAQDDTVASRAIAFQDCPVDLFFVLDTSESVALRLKPYGALVDKVKSFTKRFIDNLKDRYYRCDRNLVWNAGALHYSDEVEIIRGLTRMPSGRDALKSSVDAVKYFGKGTYTDCAIKKGLEELLVGGSHLKENKYLVVVTDGHPLEGYKEPCGGLEDAVNEAKHLGIKVFSVAITPDHLEPRLSIIATDHTYRRNFTAADWGQSRDAEEVISQTIDTITDMIKNNVEQVCCSFECQPARGPPGPRGDPGYEGERGKPGLPGEKGEAGDPGRPGDLGPVGYQGMKGEKGSRGEKGSRGPKGYKGEKGKRGMDGVDGMKGESGYPGLPGCKGSPGFDGVQGPPGPKGDAGAFGLKGEKGEPGADGEPGRPGSTGPPGDEGEPGEPGPPGEKGEAGDEGNAGPDGAPGERGGPGERGPRGTPGARGPRGDPGEAGPQGDQGREGPVGVPGDPGEAGPIGPKGYRGDEGPPGTEGPRGAPGPAGPPGDPGLMGERGEDGPPGNGTEGFPGFPGYPGSRGPPGINGTKGYPGLKGDEGEAGDPGEDNNDIAPRGAKGAKGYRGPEGPQGPPGHVGPPGPDECEILDIIMKMCSCCECKCGPIDILFVLDSSESIGLQNFEIAKDFIVKVIDRLSRDELVKFEPGQSHAGVVQYSHNQMQEHVDLRDPNIRNAQDLKEAIKKLQWMGGGTFTGEALQYTRSRLLPPTQNNRIALVITDGRSDTQRDTTPLSVLCGPDIQVVSVGIKDVFGLAAGSDQLNVISCQGLAPQGRPGISLVKENYAELLDDGFLKNITAQICIDKKCPDYTCPITFSSPADITILLDGSASVGSHNFDITKRFAKRLAERFLTASRTDPGQEVRVAVVQYSGTGQQRPERAALQFLQNYTVLANTVDSMGFFNDATDIMDALGYVTRFYREASPGAAKKRLLLFSDGNSQGATPAAIEKAVQEAQRAGVEIFAVVVGRQVNEPHVRVLVTGKAAEYDVAFGERHLFRVPSYQALLQGVFYQTVSRKVALD; translated from the exons ATGAGGCTGCCCCGCGCtctgctgcccctgctgctgcaGGCCTGCTGGGCCTCCGCGCAGGACGACACCGTGGCCTCGAGGGCCATCGCCTTCCAGG ACTGCCCTGTGGACCTATTCTTTGTGCTGGACACCTCCGAGAGCGTGGCCTTGAGGCTGAAGCCCTATGGGGCCCTGGTGGACAAGGTCAAGTCCTTCACCAAGCGCTTCATTGACAACCTGAAGGACAG GTACTACCGCTGTGACCGCAACCTGGTGTGGAATGCGGGCGCGCTGCACTACAGCGACGAGGTGGAGATCATCCGCGGGCTCACGCGCATGCCTAGCGGCCGCGACGCGCTCAAGAGCAGCGTGGACGCCGTCAAGTACTTCGGCAAGGGCACCTACACCGACTGCGCCATCAAGAAGGGTCTGGAAGAGCTGCTCGTGGG GGGCTCCCACCTGAAGGAGAATAAGTACCTGGTCGTGGTGACTGACGGGCACCCCCTGGAGGGCTACAAGGAGCCCTGCGGGGGCCTGGAGGACGCTGTGAACGAGGCCAAGCATCTgggcatcaaagtcttctccgtGGCCATCACACCCGACCACCTG GAGCCACGTCTGAGCATCATCGCCACGGACCACACGTACCGGCGCAACTTCACAGCAGCTGACTGGGGGCAGAGCCGCGACGCGGAGGAAGTCATCAGCCAGACCATCGACACCATCACGGACATGATC aaaaataatgtgGAGCAAGTG TGCTGCTCTTTCGAGTGCCAG CCCGCCAGAGGACCCCCCGGGCCTCGAGGCGACCCCGGGTACGAG GGAGAAAGAGGGAAGCCCGGGCTcccaggagaaaaaggagaagctgGAGACCCT GGAAGACCTGGGGACCTTGGACCCGTCGGCTACCAGGGCATGAAG GGAGAAAAAGGGAGCCGAGGAGAGAAG GGCTCCAGGGGACCCAAAGGCTACAAG GGCGAGAAGGGAAAGCGTGGCATGGACGGCGTGGATGGCATGAAG GGGGAGTCAGGGTACCCTGGCCTGCCAGGCTGCAAGGGCTCGCCCGGATTCGAC GGTGTCCAAGGACCCCCCGGGCCCAAGGGCGATGCAGGTGCCTTCGGACTGAAAGGAGAGAAG GGTGAGCCTGGAGCAGACGGGGAGCCTGGGAGGCCAGGGAGCACGGGGCCCCCTGGAGATGAG GGTGAGCCCGGAGAGCCCGGTCCcccaggagagaagggagaagccggCGATGAG GGAAATGCAGGACCAGACGGAGCCCCCGGAGAAAGG GGCGGTCCTGGGGAAAGAGGACCTCGAGGGACCCCAGGTGCGCGGGGCCCAAGAGGAGACCCG GGTGAAGCTGGACCCCAAGGTGACCAAGGACGAGAAGGCCCCGTCGGTGTCCCCGGTGACCCG GGCGAGGCTGGCCCCATCGGGCCAAAAGGATACCGAGGTGATGAGGGACCCCCAGGGACCGAG GGTCCCAGAGGAGCTCCAGGGCCTGCAGGCCCCCCCGGAGACCCCGGGCTGATGGGTGAGAGG GGTGAAGACGGCCCCCCCGGGAATGGCACCGAAGGCTTCCCCGGCTTTCCC GGCTATCCAGGCAGCAGAGGTCCTCCTGGGATAAAC GGCACCAAAGGCTACCCCGGCCTTAAGGGGGACGAGGGAGAAGCCGGGGACCCCGGAGAGGAC AATAATGACATTGCTCCACGAGGCGCCAAAGGAGCAAAGGGCTACCGAGGTCCCGAAGGCCCCCAG GGACCCCCAGGACACGTGGGACCTCCGGGGCCAGAC GAATGCGAGATTTTGGACATCATCATGAAAATGTGCT cTTGCTGTG AGTGCAAGTGCGGGCCCATCGATATCCTCTTCGTGCTGGACAGCTCCGAGAGCATCGGCCTACAGAACTTCGAGATCGCCAAGGACTTCATCGTCAAGGTCATTGACCGACTGAGCAGGGACGAGCTGGTCAAG TTTGAGCCTGGGCAGTCGCATGCAGGCGTGGTGCAGTACAGCCACAACCAGATGCAGGAGCACGTGGACCTGAGGGACCCCAACATCAGGAATGCTCAGGACCTCAAGGA GGCCATCAAGAAGCTGCAGTGGATGGGCGGGGGCACCTTCACGGGCGAGGCCCTGCAGTACACCCGGAGCCGGCTGCTGCCGCCCACCCAGAACAACCGCATCGCCCTGGTCATCACCGACGGCCGCTCGGACACCCAGAGGGACACCACCCCACTCAGCGTGCTCTGCGGCCCTGACATCCAG GTGGTCTCTGTGGGCATCAAGGATGTCTTTGGTTTGGCTGCGGGCTCCGACCAGCTCAATGTCATCTCCTGCCAAGGCCTGGCACCCCAGGGACGGCCGGGCATCTCACTGGTCAAGGAAAACTACGCTGAGCTACTGGACGACGGCTTCCTGAAGAACATCACTGCCCAGATCTGCATAG acaagaaatgtCCAGATTACACCTGCCCAA tcaccttctcctccccggCCGACATCACCATCCTCCTGGACGGCTCTGCCAGTGTGGGCAGCCACAACTTTGACATCACCAAACGCTTTGCCAAGCGGCTGGCAGAGCGCTTCCTGACAGCGAGCCGGACAGACCCGGGCCAGGAGGTGCGCGTGGCAGTGGTGCAGTACAGTGGCACGGGGCAGCAGCGGCCGGAGCGCGCGGCCCTGCAGTTCCTGCAGAACTACACTGTGCTGGCCAACACCGTGGACTCCATGGGCTTCTTCAACGACGCCACCGACATCATGGACGCCCTGGGCTACGTGACCCGCTTCTACCGCGAGGCGTCACCCGGCGCCGCCAAGAAGAGGCTGCTGCTCTTCTCGGATGGCAACTCGCAGGGCGCCACGCCAGCTGCCATTGAGaaggcagtgcaggaggcccagcgGGCGGGCGTGGAGATCTTTGCAGTGGTGGTGGGCCGCCAGGTGAACGAGCCCCACGTGCGTGTCTTGGTCACTGGCAAGGCAGCTGAGTATGATGTGGCCTTCGGCGAGCGCCACCTGTTCCGCGTGCCCAGCTACCAGGCACTGCTGCAGGGCGTCTTCTACCAGACGGTGTCCAGGAAGGTGGCGCTGGACTAG